One Edaphobacter flagellatus genomic region harbors:
- a CDS encoding response regulator translates to MRRILIIDDEDDIREVAALSLEATAGWKVFTAESGARGIEIAVAEQPDAILMDVMMPGVDGPSTFREMQQIPSIAHIPVLLLTAKVQGVDKRRFADLGVASVLFKPFDPLTLADQIADVLHWTDAQSASSQPASSSQK, encoded by the coding sequence ATGCGACGAATCCTGATCATTGATGACGAGGATGATATCCGCGAAGTAGCTGCCTTATCGCTGGAAGCAACTGCCGGCTGGAAGGTATTTACTGCGGAGTCGGGAGCCAGAGGAATCGAGATCGCCGTCGCAGAGCAGCCTGATGCCATTCTGATGGACGTGATGATGCCCGGAGTCGATGGTCCGTCCACCTTCCGTGAGATGCAGCAGATTCCATCCATCGCTCACATCCCTGTCCTCCTGCTGACGGCCAAAGTTCAAGGCGTCGATAAGCGCCGCTTCGCCGACCTGGGTGTCGCTTCGGTTCTGTTCAAGCCCTTCGACCCGCTAACGTTGGCCGACCAGATCGCCGACGTACTGCACTGGACCGATGCTCAGAGCGCCTCATCGCAACCGGCCTCCAGCTCCCAAAAATAG